The Helianthus annuus cultivar XRQ/B chromosome 16, HanXRQr2.0-SUNRISE, whole genome shotgun sequence genome includes a window with the following:
- the LOC110896503 gene encoding protein LURP-one-related 15 encodes MTSPTASPCYSSDDDWSRRGTPDRVFKEPEYPIAVVDQKYCSNCAIQLMFEKDNKVEDKFKISDDDGNIVFKARKKKSGYRVMVDESDQPVVSFTSKRLSMHRRRQAYKGDHHEHHKIFTVKKTRGRKSLRYDVYMASNMTESTFNYRVYDNFKDGTSIIFAQDKVTVLAQLHTQVTKQKDVKKEEKFSVSVSPNVDKAFVSALLIIREEVRKSRYKGYES; translated from the exons ATGACTAGCCCCACGGCTAGCCCTTGTTACTCTTCTGATGATGATTGGTCCAGAAGAGGCACGCCTGATCGCGTGTTTAAGGAGCCTGAGTACCCGATTGCCGTCGTAGACCAGAAATATTGTTCCAACTGCGCCATTCAGTTAATGTTTGAGAAGGACAATAAAGTGGAAGACAAATTTAAAATCAGTGATGATGATGGAAATATTGTATTTAAAGCTAGGAAGAAGAAGAGTGGATATCGTGTTATGGTTGATGAATCAGACCAACCTGTGGTCTCTTTCACATCAAAA CGCCTCAGTATGCATAGAAGACGCCAAGCTTACAAGGGAGATCACCATGAGCACCACAAAATTTTCACTGTAAAGAAGACCAGAGGCCGCAAGTCATTGCGATACGATGTTTACATGGCATCTAATATGACTGAAAGCACATTCAATTACAGAGTTTATGACAACTTTAAGGATGGAACATCCATTATATTTGCTCAAGACAAAGTTACAGTTCTTGCCCAG TTGCATACTCAAGTTACAAAACAAAAAGATGTGAAAAAAGAAGAGAAGTTTTCGGTGTCTGTGTCTCCAAATGTCGATAAAGCTTTTGTTTCGGCACTTCTCATCATCCGCGAAGAGGTTAGGAAGTCAAGATACAAAGGCTATGAAAGCTAA